TTTGTATTTCAAGGCTCGCCATGCGCCGCCAGCGCTCAAAAATCAGTTGCAGACCAACCCGTCTCAAATCTATGCGCGCAGCAGCCTGTGCGCGCCCGGCCCCTTTGCATCCGATATTCGCTGAATCATCCCCGCACCCGGAGGAATTTGCATGAGCACGACTGCAAGCGCTAAACGGGAAACAGTCCTGGTCACGGGCGCAACCGACGGCTTGGGCCGCGCCACCGCGATTCTTTTCGCCTCGGAAGGTTATCGCGTGTTTGCCGCCGGCCGTGACGCGCAGAAGCGCGCCGCCCTCGAGCAGCTTGCCGAGGAGCAGCACATGCACCTCGAAACGCTCGAGCTCGATGTCACGAGCGACGAATCCGCCGACCGCGCCATCGCCGAAATTCAGCGCCGCACCGGCCCTGTCGACATCCTCGTCAACAATGCCGGCATCGGCATCGCCAGCGTGATGGAAGAAGTCACTCTCGCCGATCTTCGAAAGCAGTTCGAGACCAACTTCTTCGGCGTTGTGCGCATGACTCAGCGCGTCCTGCCCGCCATGCGCGAGCGCCGCCATGGCTGCATCGTCAACATGAGCTCGATTGCCGGCGTCATCTCCAATCCTTTGATGGGCCCCTATAGCGGCAGCAAGCATGCGCTCGAAGCCATCTCCGATGCGCTTCGTCTCGAACTCGCATCTTTCGGCATCCGCGTCATTCTCATCGAGCCAGGCTTTATCCCCACAAATATCAACCGTGCGGGCGCCGAGCTTTCCTCGCGTTACATCGGAAACGCCGCGGCCAGTCCCTACGCGCGCGTCTATCTCGGCTTTCTCAAATCCTGGCAGAAAGGCGTCGCCAGAGCGAAGTCCACGCCCGAGGACTGCGCCCACGTCATTCTTCGGGCTGTCCGAAATCCGCGGCCGCATGCGCGTTACACGGTCACGCGCGAAGCGCGCATCGGTAAGTGGATGCGCTGGATTTTTTCCGACCGCACCTTCGATCGCGCGGTGCTCAAGATGATGGGCCTCGACCGTCCTTCAGCAGAACCACCCTCGCAGGAAGCTATTCAAGTTCAAATCGATTCCATGATGCGCGCGCGCCCGCGATAATATTGTCCTGTGAAAAAGGGAAGGGACAGAAATGAACCGAAAGCTTTTTTTGTGTGCCGCGCTTCTTGTCTTTTGCCTCGCAGCTTTTTACGCCTCAACGCATGCCGGGTCACCGCAGGCGGATGCCTCCGCGCGCGCGATGAATCAACCCGTGAAGCCGTTCCACATCATCGGGAATATTTATTACGTGGGCGCAAGCGACGTCACCTCTTTCCTGATCGTCACGCCCGCCGGCGACATTCTGCTCGATGGAGGCTTCGTCGAAACGGCGCCGCAGATTGAAGCGAACATTCGCGCCCTTGGATTTCATCTCCGCGATGTGAAAATCCTGCTCAATAGTCACGCGCATTACGACCACGCCGGCGGGTTGTCTGACATACAGCGCGCCACCGGCGCGAAGTTCTATGCCAGCGCAGCCGACGCTCCCTCATTGGCAGCCGGCGGCCGCGGCGATTTTTACTTCGGCGACTCTCTGCCCTTTTCGCCGGTTAAGCCCTCTCGTTTGCTCAGCGACGGAGACACGGTTCGCATCGGCGGCACAGTGATGACCGCTCGCGTTACGCCCGGTCACACCAAAGGCTGCACCACTTGGACCACCACGACAGAGGAAAATGACAAGCCGCTGCATGTCGTCTTTGTCTGCAGCACATCGGTCCTCGACGGCTATCATCTCGTCAAAAACGCCGCATATCCCCATATCGCCACCGACTACGAAAAAACGTTTCGCATTCTGCGCTCTTTGCCTTGCGACGTTTTCCTGGGCTCGCACGGCTCGTTCTTCGCTCTCACCGCCAAGCGCGCCGCCATGCTTCGCGGCGTAAAACCGAATCCGTTCATCGATCCCGCGGGCTATCGTTCGTATCTCGATCGCAGCGAAGCGGCGTTTCGCGAAGATTTGCGCCGCCAGTTGCAGCAGCAGAAGAACTCAAATGCCACAGGCGCAGCACAGCACGGAATTCGCCCGCTCGCGGAGACGGAGTTAAGCCGTTACAGCTTCCCTCGCTGAAAGTAAACGCAAATCGCGATTCAAACTTTTCTCCAAGCAGCGGGCGACAATTCGTGGATGCGCGCTGCGAGCAATGATAGAATCGTTTTCTGTTCCCCGGTAGCTCAATGGTAGAGCATTCGGCTGTTAACCGAAGGGTTGCAAGTTCGAATCTTGCCCGGGGAGCCATTCTCCTCCACCATCCTTCGGAGGAGTTCCAAACGCCGCGCCCAACATAAAACAGATTCCGCCACGATTGTGTTCTTGCGCCGCAAACTCGAGCGGCGCAGCGATAAGCAAATTTTTAGGTGTGAGACCCGAAAGCAAGAAAAACCTGCGAACGTGCCCTTTCCGGCAAAATGAGCTTGCATTTTCAATCACCGCTGTTGTGAAATGCAGCGTTGCGAATCTCGATTAGCCATAATTTGCTTTGAGTCCGCAGGCAAGTCGGAGGCTCCGGCGGTTGGTAAGTACGTCATTCTCTCGGCCATGTCTATAAAGTCTCCATCTCGAGTCGTCAGTAGCAAATCTCCTTGCGCGGGCTACACGAGCGGCGCAGACGTGTGCGATCGGCACGCAATCAGAAAGATAGATCCGGCGAGAGCG
The window above is part of the Candidatus Acidiferrales bacterium genome. Proteins encoded here:
- the bla gene encoding subclass B3 metallo-beta-lactamase encodes the protein MNRKLFLCAALLVFCLAAFYASTHAGSPQADASARAMNQPVKPFHIIGNIYYVGASDVTSFLIVTPAGDILLDGGFVETAPQIEANIRALGFHLRDVKILLNSHAHYDHAGGLSDIQRATGAKFYASAADAPSLAAGGRGDFYFGDSLPFSPVKPSRLLSDGDTVRIGGTVMTARVTPGHTKGCTTWTTTTEENDKPLHVVFVCSTSVLDGYHLVKNAAYPHIATDYEKTFRILRSLPCDVFLGSHGSFFALTAKRAAMLRGVKPNPFIDPAGYRSYLDRSEAAFREDLRRQLQQQKNSNATGAAQHGIRPLAETELSRYSFPR
- a CDS encoding SDR family oxidoreductase, which codes for MSTTASAKRETVLVTGATDGLGRATAILFASEGYRVFAAGRDAQKRAALEQLAEEQHMHLETLELDVTSDESADRAIAEIQRRTGPVDILVNNAGIGIASVMEEVTLADLRKQFETNFFGVVRMTQRVLPAMRERRHGCIVNMSSIAGVISNPLMGPYSGSKHALEAISDALRLELASFGIRVILIEPGFIPTNINRAGAELSSRYIGNAAASPYARVYLGFLKSWQKGVARAKSTPEDCAHVILRAVRNPRPHARYTVTREARIGKWMRWIFSDRTFDRAVLKMMGLDRPSAEPPSQEAIQVQIDSMMRARPR